The following are encoded together in the Humulus lupulus chromosome 5, drHumLupu1.1, whole genome shotgun sequence genome:
- the LOC133778090 gene encoding pentatricopeptide repeat-containing protein At4g16835, mitochondrial produces the protein MNYLRTNKRTQLHFLVSFKIFSQPKHHIHFLSTFKVRNGVPNFPTQLVYPSYVNKNFTTVQLSQSPPWDHLGSGDIVSSNKLITNYIQFGDLGSALNVFERMPVKTTVTWNSILAGYAKKPGKIKEAQELFDRIPEPDTVSYNTMLVCHLHNSGVESAMRFFNKMSFRDSASWNTMISGFIRNGKMERARKLFHEMPEKNSVSWSAIISGYVEFGDLDSAIEFFELAPVKSVVAWTAMVTGYMKFGKTELAEKMFQHMPVKNVVTWNTMISGYVENARAEEGLKLFRTMIRSGVKPNSSSLSSVLLACSNISTLQMGKQVHQLIYKSLLYDDTTAGTSLISMYCKCGDLKDALTLFHEIPRKDVVSWNAMITGYAQHGAGHEALSLFNEMKITGTKPDWITFVAVLSACNHSGLVDIGVQYFDTMVRDYGVELKPEHYTCMVDLLGRAGRLREAVNLIKKMPLKPHLAIFGTLLGACRIHKNLELAEYAAKNLLSLDPSSAAGYVQLANVYAVTRRWDCVSKVWRSMKENNVVKIPGYSWIEVKSEIHEFRSGDRLHPELACIHEKLVQLDKKMRLAGYVPDLEFALHDVGKKQKEQLLLWHSEKLAIAFGLLRLPEGIPIRVFKNLRVCGDCHRATMFISALERREIIVRDTTRFHHFKNGVCSCGGYW, from the coding sequence ATGAACTATCTTAGAACAAATAAGAGAACCCAATTACATTTCTTAGTCTCGTTCAAAATTTTCTCGCAACCCAAACATCATATCCATTTTCTCTCCACTTTCAAAGTAAGGAATGGAGTTCCCAATTTCCCAACCCAACTGGTTTACCCCAGTTACGTGAATAAGAATTTCACAACCGTCCAGTTGAGTCAATCTCCACCATGGGATCATCTTGGTTCCGGTGATATTGTCTCGTCAAATAAGTTAATTACGAACTACATTCAATTCGGGGATTTGGGTTCTGCTCTTAATGTGTTTGAGAGAATGCCCGTGAAGACTACAGTTACGTGGAATTCAATCTTAGCCGGGTATGCGAAGAAGCCTGGGAAAATAAAAGAAGCCCAAGAACTGTTTGATAGAATCCCCGAACCAGACACTGTTTCGTATAATACTATGTTGGTGTGTCATCTGCACAATTCTGGCGTTGAATCCGCCATGAGGTTCTTCAACAAGATGTCTTTCAGGGATTCGGCGTCTTGGAATACGATGATATCGGGTTTTATACGAAATGGGAAGATGGAGAGGGCGCGGAAATTGTTTCATGAAATGCCGGAGAAGAACAGTGTTTCGTGGAGTGCTATCATTTCAGGGTACGTGGAGTTTGGGGATTTGGACTCTGCAATTGAGTTTTTTGAGTTAGCACCTGTTAAGAGCGTTGTGGCGTGGACTGCCATGGTTACTGGTTACATGAAGTTTGGGAAGACTGAGTTAGCAGAGAAAATGTTTCAACATATGCCCGTGAAGAATGTAGTGACCTGGAATACTATGATCTCAGGTTATGTTGAGAATGCTCGAGCAGAGGAAGGTTTGAAGCTTTTCCGGACAATGATTCGATCTGGTGTTAAGCCAAATTCATCGAGTTTGAGCAGTGTATTATTAGCTTGCAGTAACATATCGACCCTGCAGATGGGAAAGCAAGTACACCAGTTGATTTATAAATCTCTGTTGTATGATGACACAACTGCGGGGACTTCATTAATCAGCATGTATTGTAAATGCGGAGATTTGAAGGATGCTCTGACATTGTTTCATGAAATTCCTAGAAAAGATGTTGTTTCGTGGAATGCAATGATTACCGGTTATGCGCAGCATGGAGCAGGTCATGAAGCTCTCAGTCTGTTCAATGAAATGAAAATCACAGGAACAAAGCCAGATTGGATCACTTTTGTAGCTGTCTTATCAGCTTGCAACCATTCAGGATTAGTTGATATCGGTGTGCAATATTTTGACACAATGGTAAGGGATTATGGAGTTGAACTTAAGCCAGAGCACTATACATGTATGGTTGACCTCCTTGGCAGAGCCGGTAGGCTTCGTGAGGCTGTAAATTTGATAAAGAAAATGCCATTGAAACCCCATCTAGCCATTTTCGGAACCCTTCTGGGTGCTTGTAGGATCCACAAGAACTTAGAGCTGGCCGAGTATGCTGCAAAAAACCTCCTTTCTCTTGATCCATCAAGCGCAGCTGGCTACGTTCAACTTGCTAATGTTTATGCTGTAACAAGAAGATGGGATTGTGTTTCAAAAGTTTGGCgatcaatgaaagaaaataatGTAGTTAAGATACCCGGATATAGTTGGATTGAAGTAAAAAGTGAAATTCATGAGTTCAGATCGGGAGACAGGCTTCATCCTGAACTTGCCTGTATACATGAAAAACTAGTCCAGTTAGATAAGAAAATGAGGTTGGCAGGCTATGTTCCGGATCTTGAATTTGCACTGCATGATGTGGGAAAGAAGCAGAAAGAGCAGCTTCTGTTATGGCACAGTGAAAAGCTAGCAATTGCATTTGGCCTCCTCAGATTGCCCGAGGGTATTCCGATTCGAGTATTTAAGAACTTGAGAGTTTGTGGGGATTGCCACCGGGCCACTATGTTTATCTCAGCCTTAGAAAGACGGGAAATCATTGTTCGAGATACTACCCGATTTCACCATTTCAAGAATGGGGTTTGCTCTTGTGGTGGCTACTGGTGA